A genome region from Methanococcoides burtonii DSM 6242 includes the following:
- a CDS encoding HNH endonuclease signature motif containing protein encodes MDKESYRKNISKHKKGKKPPIACSVCGEDNSEVIEMHHVDGRNTSDWVKPLCKNCHAKITAEQNKISPKKRSKTTSSENLTAFNIISIGALLKLLGDRLINIGMEMTVNV; translated from the coding sequence ATGGATAAAGAATCTTACAGGAAGAATATTAGCAAGCATAAGAAAGGGAAGAAACCACCTATTGCATGTTCAGTATGTGGGGAAGATAATTCAGAAGTAATTGAAATGCATCATGTTGATGGAAGAAATACTTCAGATTGGGTAAAACCACTATGCAAGAATTGTCATGCTAAGATAACAGCAGAACAGAATAAGATCAGTCCAAAAAAGAGATCTAAAACAACATCCTCAGAAAATCTAACAGCTTTCAACATCATTTCTATTGGTGCTTTGCTAAAACTACTTGGAGACCGTTTAATCAATATTGGAATGGAGATGACTGTAAATGTCTAA